In Candidatus Hydrogenedentota bacterium, the sequence AAGCAGAAGGGTGTGAGTGTCGAATTTGTCGATCACCGTCCCTATGCGGCGGGCGACGATTTTCGATTCATCGATTGGGGCGTCTTCTTTCGCACCGAACAGCTCTTTTTGAAACTGTTCGAAGAGGAAGAAGACCTTCACATCTATCTGCTGCTGGATTGCTCGAAATCCATGGATTTCGGGATGCCTTACAAATGGCATTACGCGAGGCGGCTCGCCGCGGCCATCGGATACCTGGGACTTGCGAGTCTGGACCGCGTCGTTGTGATCCCGTTCGCGGATTCTCCCGCGCGAAGCGCCGCCGACACACTGCGCATCCGAGGCAAGGCCAAGGTCTTTCAACTGCTGCGCTTTCTAGAAGGTCGCGAGTCGAAGGGGCAAACCGATCTGGGCGCGGCATTGCAGTCGTTCGCCGGGAGCACACACAAGCGCGGCCTGGCCATCGTTATCTCGGACTTGTACGACGAGGGAGGAGTCGTCGGCGCGCTCAATGCCCTGCGCTTTCACAAGTTCGATCCGTACGTGATCCATGTCGTGTCTCCGCAAGAGACCGATCCCGCGTTGTTGGGAGACTTGCGCTTGCTCGATTCGGAGTCAGACCGGTTCCGCGACGTTACGCTGACCGAGGCGTTGCTCCGCAAGTACCAGAGCGTATTTGCCGATCACTGCGCATCGATAGAACGTTTCTGCCGATCAAAGGAGATCGGATACGTCCGCTGCCGCACCGATATCCCGTTTCAGGAGGCTGTGATGCACATGCTGCGCCGTGGGCGCTTGCTTCAATGATAAGGACGCGATAGCACAACAATGGCGTTCGCACAACCCATAGCGTTTTCACTTTTCGCGCTGTTCATTCCCATAGTCCTGCTGTATCTGTTGAAGCAGCGCCGCCGGCACGTACAGGTTTCGACGCTGCTCTTCTGGGACAAGATCCTGCGCGACGAACATTCGGTCACTTCACTGACCAAGTTACGCAAGCTGCTTTCTCTATTGCTCCAGTTGCTGATTGTCTCGTTCATTGTGCTGGCGCTGGCACGGCCCACGTTCTCCAAAGACCTGCTGGGAGCGCGGCGTCTAGTTATCCTGCTCGATGTATCCGCGAGCATGATGACGCAAGAAACGGGAGGCACTCGCTTCGAGCTGGTGCGCGCACGGGCGGCCGAGGAAATCCGGTCGATGTCCCAGGGTGATTCGGCCATGCTGACGGTCGTCGGTCCCGACGTGGACATTGTGGTGCCGTTCTCCGACAGCCGGAGGAGCCTCTTGGATGCGTTGGAGAAGATCCACGTAACGCACGGTTCCGCAAAATGGAGCGGCGCTTTCGAACTGGTACGGAAGCTTGCGCCCGATCCGCGCGAGACTCACGTGTACGTAATCAGCGACGGGGCGTTCGACCCGGTCGCCTTCGAGCCTCCCGATCGGACCCAATTTGCGTTCGTTCGGATTGGCGAAGCGATGGACAATGCCGGCATCACTGCGTTTCAGGTGCGTCCGCTGCCGGGCACGCCGCGTGATTTCGAAATCTTCTTCGAGGTAACCAACGCATGTCAGCAGAATCGGCGCATCCCCTTTGAAGTCCGTGTGGACGATCAATTGGTGGATGCAGCGGAGTTGACGCTGCCACCCAATTCAAGCGAAGTGCGATCGATCAGGCAAGTCAGTTCCGAGGGTGGGCGTGTCGAACTTGTCCTGGATTCGAAGGATGCGTTTGCCCTGGACAATCGCGCCTTTGGGGTGTTGCCGGCGGTGGAGCGCATCCGCGTTCTGCTCGTCACTGAAAACAACCTGTTCCTCGAAAGCGCGCTGGGAACAGACGACGGCATCGCGCTGGAGACGATGTCTCCCGCGTTGTATCCCGGCACGCCAAACCCTCCACCGGATGTAACCGTGTTCGACCGGTGGGCGCCGCAAACGACACCCGACGGTCCAGCGGTTTTTATTGCTTCATGGCCCGCGGACTACGGTCTGGAGACTGTGGGAGAACTGACCGATGCCATCGTGACGGACTGGGAATCGGGCCACGCCGTGACGGCTCACACCAACCTGAAGAACCTGACCATTCCGAAGGGCATGAAGGTTGTTCCAAAGGAGGGATTTCTCCCCATTGTTCGTTCCTTTGGCGATCCGCTGGTCCTTGTGAATCCGACTGCGCCCGCGCAGTCGCTGGCCATCGCGTTTGATACCACCGAAACGGATCTCCCGTTGCGGGTGGCTTATCCAATTCTCATCGCCAATGCCATACGGTATCTCGCGGAGGTCACGACCGATGCGGAATGGCAATCGCCGGAGATCGGAAGCATACTCACGGCCAACGCAGTTGAAGCGTACCAACAACGCCAGGGTCATCACGCTTCGGAGCCAATAGCGCGAATTGTTCCACCCTCCGGGGCTGAAGAGAGCAAAGTCTTCAGCGAACGTTCCCTAACGCCGGTGATGAGTGCCGGCGTTTATTCGGGCGAAACCGCAGGCCATGAACAATTCCCGCTCTTCGCCGCCAATGTGAACAGCCGGCGCGAAACACACATTGCGCCCGCGAGTACGCTGCCGGTGACCAGCACGAAACCAATCCCAGAAATCGCTCGAGGACTGCGGCTTGGTGTCGATCCGTGGCTGGCCCTGGCGACCTTGGCGCTCGGTGTCGTGTGCGCGGAATGGTGGTTGTTCCACCGCCGGATCGTGGAGTAGGGGGCCATGCGATTCGAGTTTGAAACTCCCCTTTTCTTAATTGCGCTGGTGGCCATTCCGGCTGCCTTGCTGGTGCTTCGCCGCACGCTGCTTGACAGCCCGCGCGCGCAACTGGCGTTGTCAACGGCCGTGCGCGCATTCGTAATTCTGTTGCTCGTATTGGCGCTCGCAAACTCGTTGCTGGGCACGAAGAGCACCCGCGTCTCGGTACTTGTGCTTGCGGACCTGTCTGACAGTACGCCACAGACCGCGATTGAGCAGACGAAAAACCTGTTTGCGAAGGTGCAGACCCACGCGACGAATCCTGGCCGCGCAGGTCTGATCACATTCGCCTCCGGAATCGACACGGTGGTTCCTGTTACCGCGAGGCCCCAGTTTCCGGAGATTCTAAAGAAGCCCACGGATGCGGCGGACACCTCCATTGAACTGGCGTTGCAGCGCGCTCGCGAGATCATGCCCGCGGATACGATCAATCGAATCGCCATTCTCACGGACGGCAACGAGACTGTGGGTGATGCGATGGCTGCCGCCAAACGTTGCGCGAATCATGGGATTCGCCTCTATTCGATTCCCTATGCGGTGGAGACGCGAGACGAAGTCCTGTTGGAGGATCTGAACGTTCCGGCGGAAGTGAAGCGCGGACAATCGTTTTCCGTCTCGGCAACAGTACATGCCACGAGAGACACCGATGCGTCTTTCGTTTTGTATCGCAACGGATTCAAAGTGCAGGAGAAGGCCATTTCTCTGAAGGCGGGTGCAAACGCACTGTCATTCGACGAAACGAACCCCGCGGAAGGACTCACGAAGTACGAGCTGCACGTTTCCGCCGCCTCGGACTTCTTCGCGGACAACAACGTCGCGGGGGGGATCGTATCCGTTGAAGGGAAGCCGCGCGTGCTGCTCCTGGAGAAGCATGAGCAGGACGCCCGTTACCTGGCGCGCGCATTGGAAGCTGAAGACATTTCAGTAGAGGTTCGTGAAGGCAAGGGTATGCCTGCAACGTTGGACGAGCTGGCTGCATTCGATGCGGTGCTCATGTCGGACGTACCTGCCACCGATGTATCCGTGCAGCAAATGAATCTGCTTCGCTCGTATATCGAAGACCTCGGCGGCGGGTTCATCATGATCGGCGGAGAAGAGTCCTTCGCGCTGGGCGGCTACTACCGCACGGCCATTGAAGATGCGTTGCCGGTCCGCATGCGCTCCGAAAAGAAGAAGGATACGCCCAGCCTTGCAATGATGCTAGTCATCGACCACTCCGGAAGCATGGGTGGCGAGAAGATGGAACTGGCGAAAGAAGCGGCCATTGCCGCGACGGAACTGCTGGGTCCAAGGGATGCCGTGGGCGTCATCGCATTTGACAGCGAGCCGACATGGGTCGTCGATCTTCAGGCAGGACAGAATCAACAAAGCGTGATCCAGGCAATCTCTACCATCGAAGCCGCAGGCGGAACAAGCATTTATCCCGCGATGGTTGAGGCGCACGCCGCGCTGTCGCACGTGCCCACACAGTTTAAGCACGTCATTTTGCTGACCGATGGTATTTCAGAGCCGGGCGATTTTCAGGGGATCGTCTCGCAAATGCAAGGCGACCGGATTACCGTCTCCACCGTTGCCGTTGGCGAAGGCGCCGACACGGTCTTGCTGCAGGATTTGGCCAATTTGGGCAAGGGCCGCTATTACTTTACGGCCGATCCCTACGACATACCGCAGATTTTCAGTAAAGAAACGATGAGCGCGTCAAAATCGTCGTTAATTGAGGAACCTTTCCTCGCACAACTGTTCAAGCACGATCCGATCGTGCAGGGGATTGATTGGCAGACCTCCCCATTTCTGTTCGGCTACGTTGTCACGGCGCCCAAGTCGACGGCCAAAGTGCTCCTCGCTTCCGAGCGCGGCGATCCCTTGCTGGTGAAATGGCAATTCGGGCTAGGCAAGTCGGTGGCGTTCACGTCGGACGCAAAGAGCCGTTGGGCCTCCGATTGGCTGTCGTGGCCGGGATACGGAAAATTCTGGTCGCAGGTTGTGCGTGATGCCATGCGGCTGAGCGACAGCAAGGGAACAGAGACGTCCATTACCTTACGCGGAAACGAGGGACACATCGCCGTCGACAACATCGACGAAAACGGCAATTTCGTGAATGGATTGTCCACGTCTGCGCAGTTGATCGATCCGTCTTTGGGTATTTCTGCCCTTACGTTCGAACAATCGGGACCAGGCCGCTACGAAGCCACAACGCCCATACGGACCGTAGGCAGCTATCTCTTCAAGATTCGCCAAGCGCAGGCTGTCTATGAATCGGGGGGTGATGTCCCCGGCATGCAGACGTACTCCGATTTCACGCGCGGTATCACGGTGTCCTACAAGCCCGAATACAGGCACCTGGGCACCAACGAGCCGTTCCTGAAGGAGCTGGCAACTGTTGGCGGCGGCACGTTCAATCCGGCCGTGGAGGATCTCTTTGCAGTGGGACCCGATGAATTCGTCTTTGTTCGGCAACGGTTATGGCCGTGGCTCCTGCTGGTCGCCGTGCTTCTGTTTGTAATCGATGTCGCGGTTCGCCGTCTCGATCTGGCGGGATGGCGTGTTTTCAAGAGTCCACAACGCTATGGATAAAGGTCACTTCACGTGAACAACCGTGCGAATCGTTTCGGAATCTATCGACATGCGTTTCGAAACCGGGAGGTAAGAAAGATGGTGGCGTTCGCCGTTGCCGCAACCTTCACGCTGGCGGCCCTGGGGCAAACCGGTCCACAACTTGACCCGCAGAACCAGCAGATTCGCGACCGCTATTTGGCGTCACTGCACCAGAATCCGGTGCAGGATCAGGCGTTCGCGCGCGTGTACGAGAGTTACCTGACTTTCGACGGAGTCGACGCTTGGATAGCTGCCCTTAAGAAAGAAACGGAAGCGCCGGAAACAAAAGCCGCCGCGCTCATCTTGCTCGGACGTGTGTATCAGAGGCAGTTCAAGATGCAGGAGGCCCTCCAGGCGATGGAGGAAGCGGCGGCGCTGGGCGCACCGGCGCCCGAATTCCAGGCGTTGCTAGGTTCGCTCTATGTCGACACCAACAAATTCGATCGGGCCGTGGAGTTGTTAAGCGCTGCACGCGACGGACTGACCGACGCGACGAAGCGGGCTCAGGTATGCAGAACGCTCGGCGGCGTGCTGATGCGTCTGGGCAAGCGCGACGAAGCTATCGCGGCGTGGCAGAAGCTGGTCGAGATAGCGCCGGACGATCCATTTGCCTACGAGGAACTGGCAGCTATATACGAAGACAATCTCATGTGGCCGGAAGCGATTGGCGCCTGGAAATCCCTGCTGGACCGCAGCTCGAACAACCCTTACCTGCAATGCCGGGCATGGCGGGCCATCGGTGAAGACCACGAGCGCGCGGCCACGTACCCCGACGCCATTGCCGCATACGAGAAGGCTCTAGGGCTGGCGGCTCCCGGGAATTGGTTGTTCGAAGACGTCAAGGAACGGCTGGTGGGTGTCTATGAGCGCATGGGGGATCTGGAAGGGCTGGAGAAGTATTTGGAGGCGCAGATTGCCGCTATGCCTTCGAACCTCGATTTTCCCGATCTGCTCGCCGAGACGTTCACGCGCCGTGGAAAGTTGCCGGAAGCAGAGGCTGTACTGCAACGCGTGCTCGAACGCGCGCCCGGTCACATTCCCACGTGCGAACGCCTGATAGCGCTTTACGCGCGCATGGACGCGCCGGATAAGCAACGCGCTATGTACGAGAAACTCATCGAATCGATCCCGGCCGAGCCTGACTATATTCGGCGTCTCGGCGAGACGTTCCTCGTCGCGGGGGATGCAGAGACTGCGAAAGCGACCTGGAGGCGTGTACTGAAGGCCGACGCGAAGCCGGAAGATCATGCCCTAGTGGCCAGTTGGTTTGAACAATACGAATTCCCGGTGGACGCAATTCCCGAATACGAGACGGCCATAGCCGCAAAGCGCGATCGGGAATGGGTGTTCCGATTGGCGGATTTGAAGTACACGGCCGGGAAGTCGGAAGAAGCGGTGGCGCTATGGAAGTCGGTCTTGACGCCTGAAAGCACGGCATCGGACTACGCCGAAGTCGCCTCGGTATTGGCCTCTAACAAGCTTGAGACCGAAGCATCGGAATTGTATGCGAAGGCGATTGAGCTCGATCCGAAGGCATATGAACACCGCGCGGCTTTTGCGCGACTGTGCATGAGCCGAAAGGCATATCCAGATGCCCTCGCGCAATTCAGCGCGCTTGCCGGGCAGACCGAAAACGAGTATCACCACAGCTTGGGCGAGCGCGGGATGATCGACGTTTACGCCGCAACCGGGGAATTGGAAGCCAAGCAGAAGGAGTGGGAAGACGAAGCGGCCAAGAGTCCGGACCAAACCATGCCCAAACTACGGCTCGCGCATCTGTACGAGCGGCTCGGAAACCGGCAGCGCATGGTCGAATTGTACGAACAGTGCACGCAGTTGGAACCCGATGTCCCTGCGCATTGGCAGGAGCTCGCGGAATCCTATTCGCAAATGCGTCTGATCGACAAGGCCATCGCGGCCTACGAGAAACTCATTGCTATCGACGCCACGCGCGTTGGCCAGTACTGTCGCGCCCTTGTCCACCTGTATATGCAGGCCAACCGTAAAGATGACGCCGTTGCCGCCGCGCAGCGCGCCGCCGAGCTGGCCCCGGACGATGTGGAAGTTCGCACCATGCTGGCGCAAACCTATCTCCAATTTCAGCGGCCGGACGAAGCGTTGCAGCAGATGCGCAATGCCATACGTCTCAAAGCCGACGACCCTCGGTTGTATGCGCAATACGGGGATGCGCTCACTTCTCTCCAACGTCTCGGAGAGGCGCGAGATGCGTTCAGGAAGATGATGGAAGTGTCCCCTTCCGACGCGGAACGGGTTGACGCGGTGGCCCGCCTCGCCAACGTCTATCAGCAACAGCAGCGCGCGCCGGAACTCATTCAGGAATTCAAGGAGCGTGTGCGGCAGGCGCCCAAGGATATCTCGGCCTACCAGGAGTTGGCGGCAATCTATCGCGCCACGGGCGAAGTGGCTAAGCCCATCGAAGTCTACGAATCCGCCTCCGCCTCGGTCGAAGACAAAGCGGCCGTGTTGCGGCTTATGCTGACCGCATCCTATGACGCGGGAAAGCTGGACAAAGTCGTGAGCGTTTCGGAACAACTTATGGCTATGTCGGGCAAGCCGTCCATGAGCGATTGGGAACGGCTCGGTGCCGCATATGCCCAGCTTGGCAACTACGAGAAGGCGAAAGAATCGTGGGATCGCATCACATCGGAGAATCCTAAGGATGCCAATGCGTACAAGTTGCTTGCCCGCACCTTGTCGAATTGGGGACAAGTGGAGGAGTCCTTTGCCGCGCGCCGCAAGGCCATCGAATTGGATCCCACCGACTACAGTCTGCGGATTGAATACGCGCAAAACCTTACGCAGTTCGACAAGGTCGACGAAGCGATTAAGGAACTGATCGATCTATTGGAGGCTTCGCAACTGGCGGACGATTCGCAACCTACGCCAGCGGCGTCAAGTTCCCCGACTCCTGCGCCAATGACGTATCCGCCTTCGATGCGCGTAGGCCGCGGAAGACCGTACCCGCAGGGGTACGTTGGAGGGCCTTATCCGCAGGGTCTTCCCTATGGCTCGCTGCAGTACTATCGCCCACAGATCCTTTCCATGCTCGTGGAAACGGCCCGTCGCACGGAGAACTTGGAACCCATTGTCGAACGCTTCAAGAAGCGCATGGAGGAAATGCCCGGGAACTTCCGCGTGAAGCAAGACCTGTTCGAGCTGTATCAGCAACTCGGAAAGAACGAGGAAGCGATTGCGCTTGGACAGGCAGTGCTGCAACAGCAGCCGGACAATGCCGATCTTCGTTGGAGATTGCTCTCGCTCTATACCGCCACAAAGCAGTACGACGCAATGGAGCGCGAATACCAGGCAATGATGGAGCGCGACCCGGCCAATAAGATCGGCGCCGAACTGGGAATGTTCCGTCTCTATCGTCTGCGCGGTGATAATGCCAAGTCGCTTGAGTATGGCGAGTCTCTGTTAAAGCAATACGCTGACAACGAGCAAGTGATCGTGGCTCTCGCCCAATCGTACGCGGAATCCGGCGACGTGGCAAAAGTGAAGGAATTGCTTGCGCGCGCTACCGAGATCAATCCGCAGAACGCGCAGAACTACCGCATGCAGTTGGCCCAGAACTATCAGCAGCGGGGACAGGTGGCGGAAGCCAAGGCCGTGTATGAGGACATTATCTTCGCCCCGGCGCCTCCCCAACAACCCGCGATGCGGAGTAGAGCATCAGGCGCCTCCCTCTATGTTCCACAGGCATACCCCGGGGCGCGCCAGGGAGGCAGTATGCCCCAATCATACGGTGGACCTTTCTATGACTACACGCGAGCTCAGGCGCTGCAACAGCTTCAACAAATGACGGTAAACCTTGCCGATCTGCAACCGGTGCTTGACCGGCTGAAGACCGAAGCGGACAAGTGGTTCAATGCCGGGACGCCGGAAGAGAAGGCACAGGCCTGGACAATTGTCAGTCTGTACTTGAGCACTTTGGACCGTGCATCGAAGTTCGACGAGGGCCTTGCCTTTGTCAAACGCTTGCACGAAGCCGAACCGGACAACAATGACATCGCCCAGTGCACCCTGTACTTCATGGACGCTGCCAGCGATTACGACGGCATGCTCGCCCTTTACAAGGAGATTGAGGCTCGTAACCCGTCAATGGCCTCGTCTATTTCTCAGGCTCGGTTCAATATCGCCGTGCTCCAAGACAACCTTGAGCAGGCTGTTCAACTCTACCGGGAACGTCTGAACCAGAAGTCTGCGGCAAGTGCCATGAGCAACATGGGTGACCTGTATCCGCTCATGGAGAAGCTTCGTCGGCAGAAGCGTATGGACCTTCTGGTGCCGATACTGGAAGAACAAGCACAGATGCCGAATCCCAACATCGGGGTACTCCAGAACCTGGTTCAGGCCTATATCGGAAACCACGAGGCAGATAAGGCCATTGCAGTTGCGCGCCGTGCATGGGAAAACGCACAACGGAATCCGCTTGCAATGAGGAGCTACGGTATGCCCTTCGGACGCGGAATGCCCGGTCAAAACGATCCGGCTTTCTCAATGTTGCTTAACGCCTACCAGCAGGCCCAACAAGTACCGAAGTTGACGGCAGAATTTGAGGAGAGGCTCAAGCAGCAGCCGGATTCGCAGAAGTTGCGCGAATGCCTGATCGCCCTGTACGACCAGAGCGGCCGTCAACAAGAAGCCATCGATCTGTACAAGGACCTCTGCGCGCGACGTCCCAATTCTCCCCAAACGAAGATGGAGCTTGCTCAATTCTTGTCCAACCATCAACGGCACGACGAGGCAATCAAGATCTACGAAGAGCTGCTTCGCACGCAGCCATCCCTCTACTTCACTGTGTCCTGGCAAGTGCGGGAGACCTATCGGCAAGCTGGGAAGGATAAGCAACTCGCAACGCTCGATAACGAAATGGCTCAACGAACGACGGATACGCGCCGCCTGCAGGAATTGGCTCAGCAACAGTTGAATGACCAGGCCTTCGATCAGGCCGCGGCATTGTACGAGCGCATTCTCAAATCGGACCCGAATGCGGGCCATCTGCGCATGGCGCTCGCGGAAGCCTACCGGAAAGGTGGGAAGTCTGAAGAATCAATTCGCGTATACAAAGAGATTCTCAGCCGTGCGGATAGTCAACTGGATCAATTCATCAATTTTCACGTGATGACACAAGTTGTAGAGTTTTACGGCAGCCTGGATCGGCTGCCCGAGCTTAAGGAAGAAGTGGCAAAGGCGGCGCAGGCAAATGTGACGAGCATGATGGCCAAGGGGCTGCTGGCGGCCATCGCCAAGAGCGAGAAACGATATGACGACGCGATGAAACTGTTGGAAGAAATCAACGCAGCGCGTCCCGGTCAAGGGGTCATCAGCGAGATAATCAATGTGGCCGAGGCTCAACAGGACTATGACCGCGCCATTTCGCTGATGGAGAACCAGATGGCCGCGCAAGGGTCATTGGACTGGAACCGTCTCGCGACACTGTACCTGAAGAAGGGCGACCGCAAGAAGGCGTTCGAGACGTTCAAGCGCGAGGTGGATACCAGGAACAACCTCTACGCAATGTCGGATGTCTTGCGCAGGCTCATAGACAACAACATGCTTGATGAAGCAAAGGAATACGCCAACGAGGCCTTCACTGTGGCCAAGAACGACGAGAATGTCATACGCCAGATTGGCTACAGTCTTTCGGAGGCAGCGCAGAAATCTCCTCAAATGGCCGAGTTCTTCGAGAAGGAAATCCTCACTAAGGACCAGCCTGCCATGATCGAAGTAGCGCGCCAGCACCTGTATCGCTACCATTCGAATCCCAAGAAGATCCGCGAAATTCTCACGCCACTCATGGCTGCGCATCCAGACAACCCCGAATTGATGCAGATCTATGTGGAGATGCTTGGCGAGCAGATGAGTGAAGACGAGCTGATTTCAGCATTCTCAAAGCTCTCCACATCAACGTCGGACAACTGGTACCCAACCATACGTTGCGCACAGCGCCTGGCCGAGAAGGGAAAGCTCGACGCAATCATGGAACCGCTGAAAGTCTGGATGGTGAAGAACCCTGGATTCTCGCAGATCCAGCAAGCCATGCAGTCGCTTACAAACTACGGCAGATTCCAATGTGATGCGATCAAACTGCGCGACGAAATCCTGGCTCAGATTCCCGAAGACAAACGCCTTCTGGCAAAGGCTGGTTTCGCAGACGCTACCGCACGCGCCGGTGACACCGCGTGGGCCCACGACGCCTTGCAGGAAGCGTACAAAACGCGCGGCGACAACGCAGCCATGCAGTACTATCCCCATTTTCTGCAGCATTGGGGCTATTGGGATGAACTGATTGAAATTGTCAAGGTGGACGGAGAGAGGCTGGCGCAATATGGCGAATACAACAACTTTGGAGCCCTGCTCATGCATGGTGAGATCGATCTTGTGGAGAGTCTAGCCGAGAAGTCCCTCATTGGCAGCTCGAGAGGGGGCGGTACGCCACAAGGCTTCCGCGACTATCTCGGCACGATTCTCATGGCCAAACGTCTTGAAGAGAAGGTGCTTGCTGCTGAATCGCCCAATGCCTACCAATCGATGATATGGGCCTACGAAGGTATTGAAGATCATGGCCGAGCACAGGAACTTCTGGTGAAGATGTTGGAGAAGTTCCCCGGCAGACCGGAGAACATTAACGTGCTGGATCAACTCATCAGCAGTCAACAGGATCCGGCTCAATCCCTTCCTCTGCTTGAGAAGTTCTACGCGACGTTACCCCAAGGCAACGTCCCAGCTCGTATGGCTTGGCAGCAAATGGCGCGTGTCTACATTCAAGCAGGTCGAAAGGAGGAAGCGCGCAAAATTTTGGACTCAAGCAGTATTAACGAAGGCGACTTTTGGCAGCAGACTATTCGTGCTCAACTGTATGCCCAGGCTGGCGACACTGACAAAGCAATTGCTGACGTCGAAGCCGTTCTGAAACAGCCGATTA encodes:
- a CDS encoding VWA domain-containing protein; amino-acid sequence: MRFEFETPLFLIALVAIPAALLVLRRTLLDSPRAQLALSTAVRAFVILLLVLALANSLLGTKSTRVSVLVLADLSDSTPQTAIEQTKNLFAKVQTHATNPGRAGLITFASGIDTVVPVTARPQFPEILKKPTDAADTSIELALQRAREIMPADTINRIAILTDGNETVGDAMAAAKRCANHGIRLYSIPYAVETRDEVLLEDLNVPAEVKRGQSFSVSATVHATRDTDASFVLYRNGFKVQEKAISLKAGANALSFDETNPAEGLTKYELHVSAASDFFADNNVAGGIVSVEGKPRVLLLEKHEQDARYLARALEAEDISVEVREGKGMPATLDELAAFDAVLMSDVPATDVSVQQMNLLRSYIEDLGGGFIMIGGEESFALGGYYRTAIEDALPVRMRSEKKKDTPSLAMMLVIDHSGSMGGEKMELAKEAAIAATELLGPRDAVGVIAFDSEPTWVVDLQAGQNQQSVIQAISTIEAAGGTSIYPAMVEAHAALSHVPTQFKHVILLTDGISEPGDFQGIVSQMQGDRITVSTVAVGEGADTVLLQDLANLGKGRYYFTADPYDIPQIFSKETMSASKSSLIEEPFLAQLFKHDPIVQGIDWQTSPFLFGYVVTAPKSTAKVLLASERGDPLLVKWQFGLGKSVAFTSDAKSRWASDWLSWPGYGKFWSQVVRDAMRLSDSKGTETSITLRGNEGHIAVDNIDENGNFVNGLSTSAQLIDPSLGISALTFEQSGPGRYEATTPIRTVGSYLFKIRQAQAVYESGGDVPGMQTYSDFTRGITVSYKPEYRHLGTNEPFLKELATVGGGTFNPAVEDLFAVGPDEFVFVRQRLWPWLLLVAVLLFVIDVAVRRLDLAGWRVFKSPQRYG
- a CDS encoding DUF58 domain-containing protein, with the protein product MSVAPQFVDDRAEPLFDEQFMEVLEYLHIVARKVLSGQLKAERRSKQKGVSVEFVDHRPYAAGDDFRFIDWGVFFRTEQLFLKLFEEEEDLHIYLLLDCSKSMDFGMPYKWHYARRLAAAIGYLGLASLDRVVVIPFADSPARSAADTLRIRGKAKVFQLLRFLEGRESKGQTDLGAALQSFAGSTHKRGLAIVISDLYDEGGVVGALNALRFHKFDPYVIHVVSPQETDPALLGDLRLLDSESDRFRDVTLTEALLRKYQSVFADHCASIERFCRSKEIGYVRCRTDIPFQEAVMHMLRRGRLLQ
- a CDS encoding BatA and WFA domain-containing protein, translated to MAFAQPIAFSLFALFIPIVLLYLLKQRRRHVQVSTLLFWDKILRDEHSVTSLTKLRKLLSLLLQLLIVSFIVLALARPTFSKDLLGARRLVILLDVSASMMTQETGGTRFELVRARAAEEIRSMSQGDSAMLTVVGPDVDIVVPFSDSRRSLLDALEKIHVTHGSAKWSGAFELVRKLAPDPRETHVYVISDGAFDPVAFEPPDRTQFAFVRIGEAMDNAGITAFQVRPLPGTPRDFEIFFEVTNACQQNRRIPFEVRVDDQLVDAAELTLPPNSSEVRSIRQVSSEGGRVELVLDSKDAFALDNRAFGVLPAVERIRVLLVTENNLFLESALGTDDGIALETMSPALYPGTPNPPPDVTVFDRWAPQTTPDGPAVFIASWPADYGLETVGELTDAIVTDWESGHAVTAHTNLKNLTIPKGMKVVPKEGFLPIVRSFGDPLVLVNPTAPAQSLAIAFDTTETDLPLRVAYPILIANAIRYLAEVTTDAEWQSPEIGSILTANAVEAYQQRQGHHASEPIARIVPPSGAEESKVFSERSLTPVMSAGVYSGETAGHEQFPLFAANVNSRRETHIAPASTLPVTSTKPIPEIARGLRLGVDPWLALATLALGVVCAEWWLFHRRIVE